Below is a window of Thermodesulfomicrobium sp. WS DNA.
CCTGGGGGACTACCTGGGCGACATCCCCGGGATCTCCGGGGCCACGATCCTCGGGGACGGCCGCGTGATCCTCATCCTCGATCCCCACGAGATCTTCCGCATGGCCATGCGGCAGGCGTGATGGCGTCCTTTCGCTTCCCCGGACCTGCCCCTGCCCGCCTGGACGTGGTCCTGGGGCGCATATGCCCGCTTGGCCGCCGGGGGCGACAACAGCTCATCAAGGCCGGCCGCGTGCTGGTGGACGGCAGACCTGTCCGCAAGGGGGCGCTCGTGCAGCCAGGCCAATGGGTCACTATCGCTGAGGCAACGGACGCCACGCCGCGCGCGCTCCTGCCCAAGGCCCGGCTGCTCGTGCAGACAGACGCCTTTGCCGCCATCGTCAAACCCGCAGGCATGCCCAGCGTACGAGGTGCTCTTCCTGGAAGCCTGGAAGAGGCCCTGCCGCTCTTGGGACTTTCCGGCTGGCAGCTCCTCAACCGCCTAGACACCCCGACCTCGGGGATCGTGCTCGCTGCGGCCACCGCTGCGGCGGCAGCCCAGTATCAGGCGTGGCAAGACGAAGGCCGGGTGCACAAATGGTATCTGGCCGTGGTGCACGGACACTGCGCCCAAGCACGGGTGTGCACCGCCTGCATCGACGACGCCCGCCGGCGTCAGGTACGGGTACTGCCGGAGCCCGATCCCTCTCTCCTGCGCCACACCCATATCTGGCCCCTCTGCCACGATGCCGATTCCACGCTGGTTTTGGTGCGCATCCTCAAGGGCCGGCGGCACCATATCCGCGCCCACCTCGCCGCCTGTGGGCACCCCATCGTGGGCGACGGCCGGTATGGTACGGACAGCACGGAAGGCGGCCTTTTCCTCCACCACGCCGCCCTTGTGCTTCCTGGGTTCACGGTATGCACGCCCCCGACCTGGCCGCAATGGCAGACGCTTGGGCACTCTGTTCCCGTCCACTGCCTGCCTGCGGACTTCCTCTCCCTGTGGCCCATCAAAGAGCCGTCGCCAGCCGAGCCCGAACCATAAGCACAAAAAAAGGCAGGAACGAAATTTCGCTCCTGCCAGGGAAGCCGGGTACCCGGCCTGGGTCACTACCGCTGCTTCCTCTCGGACCTCACGGGGTTCATGATCAGTACCGCCACCCGGCTTCCCTCATCACCGCATTCTGGCACCGGGTAGTCGGGGAAAACTGCAAAGCTGGCGGAGAGGAGAGGATTCGAACCTCCGGTGCCCTTTCGAGCACACACGCTCTCCAGGCGTGCGCCTTAAACCATCTCGGCCACCTCTCCGCGTGGAAGAGGGCCATTAGAAGATGGCAGCACCTTTGGCAAGTCTTTTTTCCACCATGGCGGCGAACACCATCTGCACCCATCTGCCGGACACCACCTGGGCGAAGGAAAAGCGTGGTAGCGCGGCAATGGGGGCCCCATCCGTGACCACGGCCCAGGTCTGTCGGTCCAAGTCTTTCAAGGCCGGAGATAGGGTTTCCTCCCAAAGACGGCTAGCCCCTTGCGCATCAAGGCCCCAAAGGCGGCAGGCCAACGGCCGACCTTGGGGGATGCGGCAACGACCAGAAGCCAGGAGCGGACACAGCACGCCCACGCCCGTCAGACAGGAATTCGGCGCCTGCGTGTGGCGGATGCGGTCTTCACGCCGCACGTTGGCCACGGCGCGCAGCATGATGGCGCGCCGCGTTGCGCTTGGAAGGTGCGTATCCACATACTGAGCCAGGGCCGCAGCTGCGGCAAGGCCCAAATCTCCGGGGCGCTGGCAGCAGCGGTCATGGTGGATACCGCATTGGGGAAGACCCGCGACGGCCTGATCGGCACGGGCAAGCAAGCGTTCATAGTCAGCGAACACCGAAGAGAGATCCAGGGAGGAGGGGAATGTCAGCGACGGGGACTCCGCTTTGAGGCTCGGGTTTTGGCGGCCATAGCGCCGCACTGCCCGCCACTGGGCAAAATTGGTGGGTTTGGAGCGCAGCGGTCGCAAGACCCACCAGGCGCGGCGATGCCCAAGCCCCCGGCGCAGAAAATAGGCGTTGAGCACTGTGCCCGTGCGGCCGATGCCAAAGCGGCAATGGATGAGCACCTTTTTGCCGAGATAGAGGGACTCGTCGAGCCAGGCGAGGGCTGCTTCCAAGGCATCCAAATCCGGCGCCTCTTCGTCGGGGATGGGCAGATAGTACACCTCAAAGCCCGCCTGCCGCTGCAGCTCCGGAAGTTCCGGGAACTCGGCACAGAGATTGAGCAGCGCGCTGATCCCCGCCTCATGCAAAAAATGGAAATACGCCGGGGTCATGGGGGCAGGGCCCACGGCCAATCGGTCCGTCACCCAGGAGATAGGTCCGTGCACTTGGGACATCGCGCTACTCCGTGTGCGTCAGAAACCGGCGCACCGCCTCGGTCACATCATCGGCAGAGCGCAAGGCCACATCCTGCAAGCGCAGCGCCGCCACCAACCGTCCCGCCAACCGGCAGGCCACTAGCGTCGCAGCGGCAGACACGCGGGCGTATACAGCCTCTAGGCGCTCGGCGCGTACGCTCACGGCAAATCCAGACTCCTCCAGCACCTGCCGCACCCACTCCTGGCGCAGACACTGCCCCAAGGCCGCGCCGCCACCGCCTTCCAGACTGAGGCGCACGTAATTGGCCTCCACCCGCGACGAGGCCAAGGCGTCCACGCGGGAGAAATGATAGCCCAGCCGCAGGCCCAGATGGGCAAAGTCCGCATCCACCAGGGCAAAACTCCCGAGCATCCGGCTCTCCCGACCGACGATGCCCCCGGAAATCCGATCGAGCTCCGCCCAATCGGCGTGAAACACCCCACCATCCCAGTGGCGCGCACCGGCACGCAGCCCGTCGAGCACGGCACGCAGGGGCGTGGAGCGCACCTGCGCCAGCTCCACCGGACCGCGGCCTGGGGCCGCAAGCCCAGCACCCAAATCCAGCACGTACAGGGCAAAAGGCGCGTCCACACGCAAGCGCCGGGCGCGGCCAAGGCCACGGCCGCGGCGATCCGTCACATGGAGCATGGCCCGCACCGCACCTTCGTGGGCCAGCCGCACCACGTCGTGCACGCTCTGGCAGGCCGCAGGCACAAAGTCCGGGGCTGCGGGGTCCAGACGGGTAAGACGCACCGTACGCGCCGCCACGGCCTCCCAACGCGCAGGCGACCAGGCGCGCTCCTCCGCAGGCGATGCAGCACCGGCCACGCACCCCTCCCAGATGCAGCCTCGGTCCCCGTCCACGGTCACCACCGCTCCCTGGGGCAGCGCCTGCGGAGCAATGCCCACCACCACGGGGATCCCCCGCTCCCGCGCCACCGTGGCCAGATGGCTGGCCCGGGAGCCGTGTTCCGCCACGATGGCGCCGATACGATCCATGAAGGCGGACAAGGCCGGAGCCAGGCTCACCACCGCCACCACCGCACCGGGAGGGATCTGCTGGTACTGGGGGCCGCTATAGGCCCGAAACACCGGGCCACAGGCCATTCCCGGGGCCGCACGGTCCAAATCCGCGGCCAAAAGCGGCGCATCCGGAGGCGGTGCTTCGGCGCACGACGCCTGCCCGGGCACCCGAAGCGGCCGGGCCTGCAGGAATACCACGCCCTGCGGGCCCAAGGCCCACTCCACGTCAAGAGGTGTTTTCCACTGGGCTTCCACCCAGAGCCCCATGCGGGCCAAATCGCCAAGCACATCCGCGTCAAGCCCCGTGGCGTCGCTATCCCGAAACAGTACCGGCCTCGGGGGGTCGGAGCGGGAAAACACGAAAAGCGACGGCCGCGCTTGGCCGTCCATGAGCCGTGCCCCAAGGCCGCGCACCGCGTGCACCGTCAGCACCGGCGCCTTGTCCCCGTGATGGTCCTGGGTATAGAGCACGCCGCTGACCGCTGCCGGAACCAGGGGCGAAATGAGCACCGCCATGGCGGTCTCCATATCCAGAAGTCCTTGGCGCATGCGGTAGATGACCGCCCGAGGACAGTACTTGCCGGCATACACCCGTTTGATGGCCATCAAGAGGTCCTCCACCGGCACCCCGATCTCGCTGGCGTACTGGCCCGCAAAGGAATCCTTGCCGTCTTCGGCAAGGGCGCTGGAGCGCACAGCAAGCACGTCGGCCCCCAAGGCCCGCACGGCTTGCACCACAGCGGCTTCCACCGCATCCGGGAGGTCCGCCGCCAAGATGGCCTCCTGGATGGCGGCGCAGGCGCGGATCACCGCCTCAGGGTCGTGCACGCGCGCCACGCGCAAATGCCGCGCAATGACCGTATCCAGGCCCGAGGCGGTCAGAAAACGCCCAAAGGCCTGGGCCGTGAGCACCACACCGGGAGGAACCGGCACGCCCAAGGATAACAGCCGGGAAAGCCCCACCGCCTTGCCGCCGCAGCGCTGCGGGAAACGGTGGGCCTCGGAGAGGGAGAGCACATACGGCGGGTCCTGAGGCCAGGGGGGGGACGGGGGAAGCGCGCCTCCAATGCGAACGAGGGCACCCCCGAGGCCTTGGGAAAGGGACGCATCCAAGGGGGCAAGGGCTCGGACGAGTTCCCGGGCGCGGGCCACACTTTCACGCGCCAGCCACAGGATCCGGGCTGCATCGGCCGGGTCGGCGCCCGTCAGGTGCTCGTGGAGCGCACCCAAGCACTCGAGGGTATGGGCATCACGGTCCAGCACCCGCCGAAAGGCGGCGTAGCGCTGGGCAAGGGTCTGCCTGGGGCGGAAGGTTTCGCGAACCCACCGCCCCAAGGCATGGAATCGAGGCTCGATCGCCATGGGGCCTCCGCATCGTCCCGCTTCCGCCTACCGATACCCCTGAATGGAGTCGATGAGTTCCGGCAAAAAGAGGGAGACGGACGGCACATAGGTGACGAACACCAAAAAGGCCAGCAGCACCAAAAGCCACGGCACCGCGGCGCGCACCACCCAGGCGAGGTCCCTGCCGGTGATGCCGGCAGTGACGAAGAGGTTGAGGCCCACCGGCGGAGTGATCATGCCGATTTCCATGTTCACCACGCAGATGATGCCCAGATGGATGGGGTCGATGCCCAGTTTGCGGGCGATGGGGAAGAGGATGGGGATCATGATCATGGTGATGGCCGAAGGCTCCATGAAGTTGCCTGCCACCAGAAGCAGGATATTGACCACGATGAGAAATCCCCACGCCGGAAGCCCCCAGCCCACGATGGTCTCGGCGATGGTGTGAGGGATGCGTTCCGTGGTGAGCACATGGGCAAAGAGCATGGCGTTGCCGATGATGAAAAGCAGCATGATGCTCACCTTGGCGGCGTCGAGCACCACACGGCGCACCTCGGGGTGCATGACGGAACGCGGCACGGCCCACAGGGCGTCCCGCACAAAGCGCAGGCTCGCCCGCAGCGCACTTTCTCCCGCAGCGCGCAGCGGGACGCGGTGCAGCGGGCCCATGTCCCGGTAGACGAACACGGCCACGAAATAGGCATACACTGCGGAGATGGCCGCTGCCTCCGTGGGGCTGCACACCCCGCCGTAGATGGAGCCAAGCACGATACCGATGAGCATCAGCCCACCAGATGCCGCCAGCCCCGAGCGGACGATCTGCCGCACTCCCGCCCACGGCAGGGATGGCAGGCCCTTCACGCGCGCCACCACGTAGATGGCGGCCATGAGGGCAAGGCCCAAGAGGATCCCAGGGATGAATCCGGCCATAAACAGCCGCGCCGCGGATTCCTGGGTGGCGGCGGCATACACCAGCATGACGATGGACGGCGGGATGAGGATCCCCAGGGTGCCGGCATTGGCGATGACCCCTGCGGCAAAGCTCTCGGGATAGCCTGCCCGCACCATGCCCCCGATGACGATGGAACCGATGGCCGCCACCGTGGCCGGTGACGATCCCGACACCGCGGCAAAGATCATGCACGCCAAGACCCCGGCCATGGCCAGGCCGCCGCGCACATGGCCCACGCAATCCAAGGCGAAACGGATGATGCGCCGGGCCACGCCACCGGTGGTGAGAAATTGCGACGACAGGATGAAAAAGGGAATGGCAAGGAGGGTATAATGCTCGGAAACGCTCTCCAACAGCTTGAGGGCGATGGAGGCAAGCGAATCATTGGAAAAAAATAAAATGGTGGCGATACTGGAAAGCCCCAAGGCAAAGGCGATGGGCATGCCCGTGGCGATACACAGAAAAAGGAGGGTAAACAGGCACAGCGACGTCATTCGTCATCCCCCTCCAATTCCTTGGGGTTTTCCTCGTGCGCCAGATAGACGCTCTCCTTGGCCTCGTCCAAGAGCTCGAACCCCTCAGCCTCGCCACGCACCAAGGCCGCCAAAAGGCCCAAAAGGCGCCATGCCAACAGCCCCATACCGATGAGGATCACGCTGCTCGCCACCCATTTGGGGACATGGATATCCTCCAGATACACGTTCACGCGCATGAGTTTGGCGATATACGCCCAGCCGCCCACGAGAAAAAGGCCGCAGTACGCCAAGCACAAGATCACCGCCACCACACTGACCAGGCGCCGGGCCTTGGGGGGGAGGATCTTGACCAGCGCATCCACGCCGATATGGGAGCCCACCTTGATGCCGTAGGAGACGCCAAAGAGCACCATCCATCCCGAAAGCAGCAGCGTGAGTTCCTGGGCCCAGGCGATGCCCCGATGCAGCACGAACCGAAAGAGGACCTCGACGAAGACCAGAAGGGTCATGGACGCCAGGAGGAGGGAAATGATTCCCTCCTCCAGCGCCGCCAACACATTGCGGATACGAGCCAAAACGCCCCCCTTACTTGTTGCTGGCAATGGCGGCATCGAGATTTTCCTTGCCCACGGCGCTCTCGAACTGCTTCCACACGGGCTTCATGGCCTCCACCCACTGGGCGCGTTCGGCCTCGGTGAGGGTGATGATCTCGCTGCGCTTGGACTCGATGATCTTCTGCTTGTCTTCCAGGTCCTTGGCCATAGCCACTGCATTGCCGTACTCGATGGCCTCGGCCAGGGCCTTTTCCAGCTCCGCGCGGATGTCCGCCGGCAGCCCTTCCCAGAAGTCCACGGAAGAAACCACCAGATAGTCGAGGATACCGTGGTTGGTCTCGGTGATATACGGCTGCACCTCGTAGTACTTCTGCGAGTAGATATTGGACCAGGTGTTTTCCTGGCCATCGATGGCGTTGGTCTGCAGCAGGGTGAAGACCTCGGAGAAAGGCTTCTTGATGGGGATGGCGCCTACGGCTTCGTACTGGGCAGCCAAAACGTCCGAGGTCATGATGCGGAACTTCTTCCCCTTGACATCCCCAGGCACCCGAATGGGGTGATTGGCCGAAATCTGCTTGAGGCCGTTATGGAGATACCCCAGGCCGATGATGCCTTTGTCCTTCATGGAATTCAGCAACGCCTGGCCATGGGGCCCGCGCTGGAAGGTGTCGATGGCCTTCATGTCCTTGAACAGGAAGGGCAGATCGTAAATCTGCAAAAGCGGCGTGTACTTCTGGAACTTGGACAAGGCAGGGGCGAGCAGCTGCACATCGCCCAGAAGCAGGGCTTCCAATTCTTTGCCATCACCAAAGAGCTGCGAGTTGGGATAGACCTCCACCACCACCTTGCCGGCCAGGCGCTGGTCCACCAATTCCTTGAACTTCACGGCCATCTTGCCCTTGGGGGTGTCCTCGGCCACCACGTGGGAAAACTTGATGACGATGGGCGCGGACAGGGCCGGCATGGCTAGGCCCAGCACCAAGGCCACCACAAGCATCCATCCAGAAATCTTTTTCATGCCACAAACCTCCCAGGTAAATGGTTACGGTGGGTCTTCCGTATCCTTGCCCCCTCGGTTTGGGCAATGCCGCTCACCGAAAAAAAAAGCCGTTCAGCGGAACAGTGGGTGGCGCACGCCTTGCCCTGCCCCACGGTCAGGACTAGCGCTTTTGCCATGCACCACGTCACCGTCATCGGCGCCGGACCTGCCGGACTCATGGCCGCCGTAGCTGCGGCGCAGCGCGGCTGCCAGGTCGTGCTGCTGGAGTCCATGGACCGGCCCGGCCGCAAGCTCGCCCTCACCGGACATGGCCGCGGCAACGTCAGCCACCAGATGGAGACCGAGGCCATGCTCGCCGCCTTTGGCCCGGCCGCGGCCTTCCTCAAGCCCGCCTTCTATAGCCTCCCCCTTGCCCGGCTCACCGCCTTTCTGGAAACCGTGGGGATTCGGCTCACCGCCGAAGCCGACGGCCGGATCTTTCCCGCCAGCGTTGGCGCCCGCGAGCTCGCCCAAATCCTCACCGCCGCGGCCTGCGCCCATGGGGTGGAACTGCGCTGCCAGGCCCGCGTCACGGAACTTTGTCCCGAGGGCGACCATTGGCGTATCCGCTGCATCCACAGCGACCCCATCGCAAGCCGCGCCGTCGTGCTGACCACCGGTGGCATGTCGTATCCCGCCACAGGCTCGCGCGGCGACGGCTTCCGCCTGGCCGAAGCCCTGGGGCACCGCATCGAGCCGCTGCATCCGGGCCTCGTGGGGCTGCACTGCCCCGGGACCCAACCGGCGCAAGCCAGCTCCGCCCTGGCGGAGGTCACGGTGCTCGCCGCCGGCCGCAGCCTCGCACACACCACCGGGCCGGTGCTCTTCACCCACAGCGGCGTTTCCGGACCGGCGGTGCTCGACATGAGTCGACACGCCACCAAGGCCCTGGGTGCGGGGGCCTCCCCCGCCATCCGCCTCAACCTCGCCCCCGGCATGGACGCCGCTGCCATGGACCGCCGCCTGCAGGAGGCCATCCAGCGCTCCCCGCGCCGAAGCCTCGTCCGGCTCCTGGAGACCTGGGCCCCCCCCAAGCTGGCGCGCTTCATCGTGCGTTGGTGCAGCCTGGACGCAGAGACCCCCATCGCCCACCTGCCGGCCTCGGCCCGCCGCAGTCTCTCCCAGGCCATAACCGGGCTCACGCTTCCCGTCACCGGCCATGACGGCTGGAAGCGGGCCATGATCACCTGCGGCGGGGTGGCCCGAAGTGACGTCATCGCCCGCACCCTCATGTCCCGCCATACGCCAGGGCTCTTTTTCGCCGGCGAAATCTTGGATATGGACGGGCCCAGCGGCGGTTTCAACCTCCACGCCGCCTTTGCCACAGGCTGGCATGCGGGGCTCTCTGCCGCCGCCATGATTCGGAGCTGAAGGAGCCGTCATGCACTCGGACCCCATGACCACCCTTGAAGCAATCACCCACCGCATCGCCCCCGGGATTGCCCCGGAAGACGCCCAGATCCTGCGCGCAGCCGTGCTCGCCGCAGGGGAAAAACTCCACAGCGCCGAGGCTCGCATCGCCCGGCTGGAGCGGACCATCGCCGCCTCCAAGCAGGGCTTTTCCACGTCAGTGGCGGCGTACCGGTCGCTGCTGGAGACCTTCCAGACCTTCCGCCGCACCATCGACCGCATCCTCCAGCTCACGGATCTGGAGGACCTCCCCGAAGTGCTCGAAGCCATCCGCATGGAGACGCACCTTCCCGCCGTGCGCCTCGTCCTGGACGCCGACCTCTTTGCCCGCCACCTTCCCGAAGACATCCCCGCAGCCCCGGCAAGCGAACTCCTCGACCGCCTCACCTTCCTCGAAGACCGGCGCGGCCGGCTTTCCCCCTACATCGGCCCCGCAGCGCGGGTGCCGGATCCCGCGTTCTTTTTGGACCTGGACCTTCCCGGCCGAGGCTCCTGCGTCATCTTCCCCTTGCGCCACAAATACGACGCCCGCCGCACCATCGGCATCTTCAGCGCCCTGGACACCGATCCAGAGCGCTTCTCCCGCACCAAGGCCACGGATTTCCTCGATCACTTCTGCGCCATTTTGAGCTCCACCCTGGTGACCGCCCTGGAGCACGCCGAGCTCGACGCCCTGACGGTGCGCGACAGTCTCACCGGCATCCACAACCGCGCCTACATGGAACGGCACGCCCCGCGGCTTTTGGACCTGGCACGCCGCAAAGGCCGGTCCGTGCAGCTCCTCTTCATCGACCTCGACGGCTTCAAGGCGGTCAACGACCGCCTGGGACACGACGTGGGAGACCTGGTGCTCGTGCAGGTGGCCCGCACCCTGGCCGGCATGGTGCGCAGCTACGACATCTGCGTGCGCCTCGGCGGTGACGAGTTTGCCATCCTCATGCCCGAATCCAGCCCCGAGGACGCCCGCACCCTCACCCGGCGCCTGGAAGAAGCGGTGCTCGGCATCCATATCCCTGCCCACACCGGCATGAACCACCACATCCGCGTCTCGGCATCCATTGGCATCGCCTCATGGCAGCCGGACTGGAGTTTCGAGGAACTCCTGCGCCAGGCGGACGTGGCCATGTACGCGGCCAAGGCGCGGCGCGGCCAATCCATAACTGTGCGCGAGCCCTTGCCAAGTTCTGCACCCCACGTGTAGGGTGTCTTCCCACAACCATCTTGCAGGAGGTTTGCCATGCACGTCTTCCAACGCGTCCCCTTTCACAGCAAACTCTACGCGGGCATGATTCTCCTCGTCATTGTCAGCATTGCCGGCATCAGCGTCTTCAGTATCGGCGAGGCCGTGGACAATGCGTTTGACATGGGCAAGGACTCCCTCAAGAGCGCAGGCGACACGCTCGCAGCCGCCCTGCACATGCAACACGACGTGCTCCAGCAGAAACTCCAAGGCGACCTCGCCATCTTCCAAAAGACCGTGGCGGACCTGGGCACCCCCAAGCTCGGGGAAAAGCCCATGCAGCCCGTGACCATGGTGAACCAGGTCACCAAGGCGCAGGAAAAAACCGAGATCCCACTCCTTTCCCTCGGCGATATCGACGTGTTTTTTGGAGACACCACCTTGGTGGACCAGGTCCAGACCACCGCCAAGGGCGCGGACGCCACCCTCTTTCAGGTGGTGGACGGCAAACTTCTGCGCATCGGCACCACGGTGAAAAAGGCCGACGGCTCCCGGGCCATCGGCACCTACATCCCGGCCGATAGCCCGGTGACCCAGGCCATTCTTGCAGGGAAAACCTATACCGGCCGGGCCTTTGTGGTGAAGGAATGGTATATCACGGTGTACGAGCCCCTCAAGGACAGCTCCGGCAAAGTAATCGGGGCGCTCTTCGTGGGCCGGCCCATCCTCACCCCCGAGGTGCGCAGCTTCATCAGCGGGATCAAGGTAGCGGGATCCGGGTATTTCTTCGTCTACGATTCCCAAGGCGCCGTCTGGATCCACCCCAAGCTCGAAGGCAAAAATCTCTTCGAACTTCCCACCATCGGCGAACTCTTCCGCAAGCACAAAGAAGGCTTTGTGGAGTA
It encodes the following:
- a CDS encoding pseudouridine synthase, which codes for MASFRFPGPAPARLDVVLGRICPLGRRGRQQLIKAGRVLVDGRPVRKGALVQPGQWVTIAEATDATPRALLPKARLLVQTDAFAAIVKPAGMPSVRGALPGSLEEALPLLGLSGWQLLNRLDTPTSGIVLAAATAAAAAQYQAWQDEGRVHKWYLAVVHGHCAQARVCTACIDDARRRQVRVLPEPDPSLLRHTHIWPLCHDADSTLVLVRILKGRRHHIRAHLAACGHPIVGDGRYGTDSTEGGLFLHHAALVLPGFTVCTPPTWPQWQTLGHSVPVHCLPADFLSLWPIKEPSPAEPEP
- a CDS encoding dual specificity protein phosphatase family protein, with the protein product MSQVHGPISWVTDRLAVGPAPMTPAYFHFLHEAGISALLNLCAEFPELPELQRQAGFEVYYLPIPDEEAPDLDALEAALAWLDESLYLGKKVLIHCRFGIGRTGTVLNAYFLRRGLGHRRAWWVLRPLRSKPTNFAQWRAVRRYGRQNPSLKAESPSLTFPSSLDLSSVFADYERLLARADQAVAGLPQCGIHHDRCCQRPGDLGLAAAAALAQYVDTHLPSATRRAIMLRAVANVRREDRIRHTQAPNSCLTGVGVLCPLLASGRCRIPQGRPLACRLWGLDAQGASRLWEETLSPALKDLDRQTWAVVTDGAPIAALPRFSFAQVVSGRWVQMVFAAMVEKRLAKGAAIF
- a CDS encoding PEP/pyruvate-binding domain-containing protein, which translates into the protein MAIEPRFHALGRWVRETFRPRQTLAQRYAAFRRVLDRDAHTLECLGALHEHLTGADPADAARILWLARESVARARELVRALAPLDASLSQGLGGALVRIGGALPPSPPWPQDPPYVLSLSEAHRFPQRCGGKAVGLSRLLSLGVPVPPGVVLTAQAFGRFLTASGLDTVIARHLRVARVHDPEAVIRACAAIQEAILAADLPDAVEAAVVQAVRALGADVLAVRSSALAEDGKDSFAGQYASEIGVPVEDLLMAIKRVYAGKYCPRAVIYRMRQGLLDMETAMAVLISPLVPAAVSGVLYTQDHHGDKAPVLTVHAVRGLGARLMDGQARPSLFVFSRSDPPRPVLFRDSDATGLDADVLGDLARMGLWVEAQWKTPLDVEWALGPQGVVFLQARPLRVPGQASCAEAPPPDAPLLAADLDRAAPGMACGPVFRAYSGPQYQQIPPGAVVAVVSLAPALSAFMDRIGAIVAEHGSRASHLATVARERGIPVVVGIAPQALPQGAVVTVDGDRGCIWEGCVAGAASPAEERAWSPARWEAVAARTVRLTRLDPAAPDFVPAACQSVHDVVRLAHEGAVRAMLHVTDRRGRGLGRARRLRVDAPFALYVLDLGAGLAAPGRGPVELAQVRSTPLRAVLDGLRAGARHWDGGVFHADWAELDRISGGIVGRESRMLGSFALVDADFAHLGLRLGYHFSRVDALASSRVEANYVRLSLEGGGGAALGQCLRQEWVRQVLEESGFAVSVRAERLEAVYARVSAAATLVACRLAGRLVAALRLQDVALRSADDVTEAVRRFLTHTE
- a CDS encoding TRAP transporter large permease subunit gives rise to the protein MTSLCLFTLLFLCIATGMPIAFALGLSSIATILFFSNDSLASIALKLLESVSEHYTLLAIPFFILSSQFLTTGGVARRIIRFALDCVGHVRGGLAMAGVLACMIFAAVSGSSPATVAAIGSIVIGGMVRAGYPESFAAGVIANAGTLGILIPPSIVMLVYAAATQESAARLFMAGFIPGILLGLALMAAIYVVARVKGLPSLPWAGVRQIVRSGLAASGGLMLIGIVLGSIYGGVCSPTEAAAISAVYAYFVAVFVYRDMGPLHRVPLRAAGESALRASLRFVRDALWAVPRSVMHPEVRRVVLDAAKVSIMLLFIIGNAMLFAHVLTTERIPHTIAETIVGWGLPAWGFLIVVNILLLVAGNFMEPSAITMIMIPILFPIARKLGIDPIHLGIICVVNMEIGMITPPVGLNLFVTAGITGRDLAWVVRAAVPWLLVLLAFLVFVTYVPSVSLFLPELIDSIQGYR
- a CDS encoding TRAP transporter small permease, with product MTLLVFVEVLFRFVLHRGIAWAQELTLLLSGWMVLFGVSYGIKVGSHIGVDALVKILPPKARRLVSVVAVILCLAYCGLFLVGGWAYIAKLMRVNVYLEDIHVPKWVASSVILIGMGLLAWRLLGLLAALVRGEAEGFELLDEAKESVYLAHEENPKELEGDDE
- a CDS encoding TRAP transporter substrate-binding protein, translated to MKKISGWMLVVALVLGLAMPALSAPIVIKFSHVVAEDTPKGKMAVKFKELVDQRLAGKVVVEVYPNSQLFGDGKELEALLLGDVQLLAPALSKFQKYTPLLQIYDLPFLFKDMKAIDTFQRGPHGQALLNSMKDKGIIGLGYLHNGLKQISANHPIRVPGDVKGKKFRIMTSDVLAAQYEAVGAIPIKKPFSEVFTLLQTNAIDGQENTWSNIYSQKYYEVQPYITETNHGILDYLVVSSVDFWEGLPADIRAELEKALAEAIEYGNAVAMAKDLEDKQKIIESKRSEIITLTEAERAQWVEAMKPVWKQFESAVGKENLDAAIASNK
- a CDS encoding aminoacetone oxidase family FAD-binding enzyme, which produces MHHVTVIGAGPAGLMAAVAAAQRGCQVVLLESMDRPGRKLALTGHGRGNVSHQMETEAMLAAFGPAAAFLKPAFYSLPLARLTAFLETVGIRLTAEADGRIFPASVGARELAQILTAAACAHGVELRCQARVTELCPEGDHWRIRCIHSDPIASRAVVLTTGGMSYPATGSRGDGFRLAEALGHRIEPLHPGLVGLHCPGTQPAQASSALAEVTVLAAGRSLAHTTGPVLFTHSGVSGPAVLDMSRHATKALGAGASPAIRLNLAPGMDAAAMDRRLQEAIQRSPRRSLVRLLETWAPPKLARFIVRWCSLDAETPIAHLPASARRSLSQAITGLTLPVTGHDGWKRAMITCGGVARSDVIARTLMSRHTPGLFFAGEILDMDGPSGGFNLHAAFATGWHAGLSAAAMIRS
- a CDS encoding sensor domain-containing diguanylate cyclase encodes the protein MHSDPMTTLEAITHRIAPGIAPEDAQILRAAVLAAGEKLHSAEARIARLERTIAASKQGFSTSVAAYRSLLETFQTFRRTIDRILQLTDLEDLPEVLEAIRMETHLPAVRLVLDADLFARHLPEDIPAAPASELLDRLTFLEDRRGRLSPYIGPAARVPDPAFFLDLDLPGRGSCVIFPLRHKYDARRTIGIFSALDTDPERFSRTKATDFLDHFCAILSSTLVTALEHAELDALTVRDSLTGIHNRAYMERHAPRLLDLARRKGRSVQLLFIDLDGFKAVNDRLGHDVGDLVLVQVARTLAGMVRSYDICVRLGGDEFAILMPESSPEDARTLTRRLEEAVLGIHIPAHTGMNHHIRVSASIGIASWQPDWSFEELLRQADVAMYAAKARRGQSITVREPLPSSAPHV